From a region of the Mycolicibacterium sp. MU0050 genome:
- a CDS encoding DUF3817 domain-containing protein, translating to MTAPESPSIPAGAAPIETIVKALKWYRILAWATGIWLIALTYEMIVKYVLRVEDLPGWMDLIAPIHGWVYFIYLLCTANLAVKVRWPIGKTIGVLLAGTVPLVGIIVEHFQTKKLKAQFGI from the coding sequence ATGACCGCCCCCGAGTCGCCATCGATCCCCGCCGGCGCCGCACCGATCGAGACGATCGTCAAGGCGCTCAAGTGGTACCGCATCCTGGCGTGGGCCACGGGCATCTGGCTGATCGCGCTCACCTACGAGATGATCGTGAAATACGTTCTGCGGGTTGAGGATCTGCCCGGCTGGATGGATCTGATCGCGCCCATCCACGGCTGGGTCTACTTCATCTACCTGTTGTGCACCGCGAACCTCGCGGTCAAGGTGCGCTGGCCCATCGGCAAGACCATCGGCGTCCTGCTCGCCGGGACCGTGCCGCTGGTCGGCATCATCGTCGAGCACTTCCAGACCAAGAAGCTCAAGGCCCAGTTCGGCATCTAG
- a CDS encoding TetR/AcrR family transcriptional regulator: MQRNAPTRRTGRPRSRRGHGDQLRDEILAAVNRLLDESGSDEKLTMRAVAQEVGVAAPSIYLHFADKSQLVWAALADKYTQLAEVMRAADQAAGDAGPRDRLRAQLHAYCLFALENPGRYRLMYQVRQPVGDPAQLGRHPARQVTGPLRRVLRECAQAGHPFALPLHQLAYTLWTSLHGIVSIQLTMADTAEMPYATQGVLDLADGVLDALVGSEATDGAEIPAPTDIDRVIAASVVDEDSS, from the coding sequence GTGCAGCGCAACGCACCGACTCGACGCACCGGCCGGCCCCGGAGCCGCCGCGGGCACGGCGACCAGCTGCGCGACGAGATCCTCGCCGCGGTCAATCGGCTGCTCGACGAGTCGGGCAGCGACGAAAAGCTGACGATGCGCGCCGTGGCCCAGGAGGTCGGCGTCGCCGCACCGAGCATCTACCTGCATTTCGCCGACAAGTCCCAACTGGTCTGGGCGGCGCTGGCCGACAAGTACACCCAGCTGGCCGAGGTCATGCGCGCGGCCGACCAGGCCGCCGGAGACGCCGGGCCACGGGACCGATTGCGCGCGCAGTTGCACGCCTACTGCCTGTTCGCGCTGGAGAACCCCGGCCGCTACCGGCTGATGTATCAGGTGCGGCAGCCGGTGGGCGATCCCGCGCAGTTGGGCCGACACCCGGCACGACAGGTGACGGGCCCGCTGCGCCGGGTGCTGCGGGAGTGCGCGCAGGCCGGTCATCCGTTCGCCCTGCCGCTGCATCAACTGGCCTACACGCTGTGGACCAGTCTGCACGGCATCGTGTCCATCCAACTCACGATGGCCGATACCGCGGAAATGCCGTACGCCACCCAGGGCGTGCTCGACCTGGCCGACGGGGTGCTCGACGCCCTGGTCGGTTCCGAGGCCACCGACGGCGCCGAGATCCCCGCGCCGACCGACATCGACCGGGTGATCGCCGCCTCCGTCGTCGACGAGGATTCCAGCTGA
- a CDS encoding NAD(P)-dependent oxidoreductase, which produces MTNSSDAAALRDRTLVISGASRGIGLAIAVAAARHGANVVLLAKTAEPHPKLAGTIYTAAAEIEAAGGKAVPVIGDVRKEEDVQRLVDTAVAQFGGIDICVNNASAISTDPTHELPAKKFDLMMDINVRGTFLLTKACLPHLRKSADPHVLTIAPPLNMSPYWLGVHPSYTLSKYGMTLLSLGWAEEYRAADGQAGIGFSCLWPETYIATAAVTSLAAGTELAASSRSPEIMGDAAVAILSRPAADVTGGCFIDAEVLTEAGVSDLSRYGGGDNPIPDLFLDAAEPQR; this is translated from the coding sequence ATGACCAACAGTTCCGACGCCGCCGCCCTGCGCGACCGCACGCTCGTCATCTCGGGGGCCAGCCGCGGGATCGGCCTGGCCATCGCGGTGGCCGCGGCCCGCCACGGCGCCAACGTGGTGCTGTTGGCCAAGACCGCCGAGCCCCATCCGAAGCTGGCCGGCACCATCTACACGGCGGCGGCCGAGATCGAGGCGGCCGGCGGCAAGGCCGTCCCCGTCATCGGCGACGTGCGCAAGGAAGAGGACGTGCAGCGCCTGGTCGACACCGCGGTGGCGCAGTTCGGCGGCATCGATATCTGCGTGAACAACGCCAGCGCCATCTCCACCGATCCCACCCACGAGCTGCCCGCCAAGAAGTTCGACCTGATGATGGACATCAACGTGCGCGGCACATTTCTGCTGACCAAGGCGTGTCTGCCGCATCTGCGCAAGTCCGCCGACCCGCACGTGCTGACCATCGCGCCGCCGCTGAACATGAGCCCCTACTGGCTGGGTGTGCACCCGTCCTACACGCTGTCCAAGTACGGCATGACGCTGCTGTCGCTGGGGTGGGCCGAGGAGTACCGCGCCGCCGACGGCCAGGCGGGCATCGGCTTCAGCTGCCTGTGGCCCGAGACCTACATCGCCACCGCGGCGGTCACCTCGCTGGCCGCCGGCACCGAGCTCGCGGCGTCGTCGCGCAGCCCGGAGATCATGGGCGATGCCGCGGTCGCGATCCTGTCGCGCCCGGCCGCCGACGTCACGGGAGGCTGCTTCATCGACGCCGAGGTGCTCACCGAGGCCGGCGTCAGCGACCTGTCCCGCTACGGCGGCGGCGACAACCCCATCCCGGACCTGTTCCTGGACGCCGCCGAACCCCAGCGGTGA
- a CDS encoding flippase-like domain-containing protein, translated as MRVDGREITVSGRLLQPLGRRTNDIIRLILATVFLAIVITSSLITRYEWVALEKSISEIVGVLTPTQSNLVYLAYGVAILALPFVILIGLIAARQWKLLGAYVAAGLIAGLALSISGNGIAAPTWHFDLTDRLDTVLSQFLDDPRWIAMLAAMLTVSGPGLPARWRRWWWTLLLAFVPIHLVISAVVPARSLLGLAVGWFVGALVVLVVGTPALEVPLDGAVRALARRGFTTSALTVVRPAGPGPLVLSALSVEPASTVLVELYGPNQRSGGALRQFWRKLRLRTSETAPLQPSMRRAVEHRGLMTIAIGDLCVANTTEMSVAPLDRGWTMFARTPARGSALHDVFEETPVERVWEALAVLHRNQIAHGDLRSKEITVDDGAVLFGGFAHSEYGATDVQLQADIAQLLASTTRLYGAEAAVQAAIEVFGKDEVLTASRRLTKSAMPARLRDSFDDPGAVLTAARDEVKRQTGADQIQPETITRFTRSQVIQLVLLVALVYVAYPFISTVPTFFSELRSANWSWALLGLAVSALRYLGAAAALWACADGAVSYRNLTIMQVANTFAATTTPAGVGGLALSTRFLQKGGLGVVRATTAVALQQSVQVIVHVSLLILFSAVAGATADLSHFVPSAPVLYLIAGLALGLVGTFLVVPKLRRWLGTEVRPRLKETGNDLIELAKEPKRFGLIVLGCAGTTLGSALALWASVEAFGGNVSFVTITVVTMIGGTLASAAPTPGGVGAVEAALIGGLAAFGVPAGVAVPAVLLYRILTCWLPVFAGWPIMRWLTKKEMI; from the coding sequence ATGCGGGTTGACGGGCGCGAGATCACCGTTTCGGGCCGCCTGCTGCAACCGTTGGGCAGGCGGACCAACGACATCATTCGGCTGATCCTGGCCACGGTGTTCTTGGCCATCGTCATCACCAGCTCGCTGATCACCCGCTACGAGTGGGTGGCACTCGAGAAGTCCATCTCCGAGATCGTCGGCGTGCTGACACCCACCCAGTCCAACCTCGTCTATCTGGCCTACGGCGTGGCCATCCTGGCGCTGCCGTTCGTCATCCTGATCGGCCTGATCGCCGCGCGGCAGTGGAAGCTACTCGGGGCCTATGTCGCCGCGGGTCTGATCGCCGGGCTCGCGCTCTCGATCAGCGGCAACGGCATCGCCGCCCCCACCTGGCACTTCGATCTCACCGACCGGCTCGACACCGTCCTGTCGCAGTTCCTCGACGACCCGCGCTGGATCGCCATGCTGGCCGCGATGCTGACGGTGTCCGGCCCGGGCCTGCCGGCGCGGTGGCGGCGGTGGTGGTGGACGCTGCTGCTGGCGTTCGTGCCGATCCACCTGGTGATCAGCGCGGTGGTCCCGGCCCGCTCGCTGCTGGGCCTGGCGGTGGGCTGGTTCGTCGGGGCGCTGGTGGTGCTGGTGGTCGGCACGCCCGCCCTGGAGGTCCCGCTCGACGGCGCGGTGCGCGCGCTGGCCCGCCGCGGGTTCACCACCTCGGCGCTGACGGTGGTGCGCCCGGCCGGCCCGGGGCCGCTGGTGCTCTCGGCGTTGTCGGTGGAACCGGCCTCCACCGTCCTGGTCGAGCTGTATGGCCCCAACCAACGCAGCGGCGGCGCATTGCGGCAGTTCTGGCGCAAGCTACGGCTGCGCACCAGCGAGACCGCGCCCCTGCAGCCATCGATGCGGCGGGCCGTCGAACACCGCGGCCTGATGACCATCGCGATCGGCGATCTCTGCGTCGCCAACACCACCGAGATGTCGGTGGCGCCGCTGGACCGCGGTTGGACGATGTTCGCCCGCACGCCGGCGCGCGGGTCCGCGCTGCACGATGTCTTCGAGGAGACACCCGTGGAGCGGGTGTGGGAGGCGCTCGCGGTGCTGCACCGCAACCAGATCGCCCACGGCGACCTGCGCAGCAAGGAGATCACCGTCGACGACGGCGCGGTGCTCTTCGGCGGGTTCGCGCACTCCGAGTACGGCGCCACCGACGTGCAACTGCAGGCCGACATCGCGCAGCTGCTGGCGAGCACCACCCGGCTCTACGGCGCGGAGGCCGCGGTGCAGGCCGCCATCGAGGTGTTCGGCAAGGACGAGGTGCTGACGGCGTCGCGGCGGCTGACCAAGTCAGCCATGCCCGCGCGGCTGCGCGACTCGTTCGACGACCCCGGCGCCGTGTTGACCGCGGCGCGCGACGAGGTCAAGCGGCAGACCGGAGCCGACCAGATCCAGCCCGAGACCATCACCCGCTTCACCCGCAGCCAGGTCATCCAGCTGGTGCTGCTGGTAGCGCTGGTCTATGTCGCCTACCCGTTCATCAGCACCGTGCCGACCTTCTTCTCCGAACTCCGCTCGGCGAACTGGTCGTGGGCGCTGCTGGGCCTGGCGGTCTCCGCGCTGCGCTATCTGGGTGCCGCTGCGGCCCTGTGGGCCTGCGCCGACGGCGCCGTCAGCTACCGCAACCTGACCATCATGCAGGTGGCCAACACCTTTGCGGCCACCACCACCCCGGCCGGGGTGGGCGGCCTGGCGCTGTCGACCCGGTTCCTGCAGAAGGGTGGCCTGGGGGTGGTGCGCGCCACCACCGCCGTCGCGCTGCAGCAGTCGGTGCAGGTGATCGTGCACGTGTCGCTGCTGATCCTGTTCTCCGCGGTGGCCGGCGCCACCGCGGATCTGTCGCACTTCGTCCCGTCGGCGCCGGTGCTGTATCTGATCGCGGGCCTGGCGTTGGGCCTGGTGGGCACCTTCCTGGTGGTACCCAAACTGCGCCGGTGGCTCGGGACCGAGGTGCGGCCCCGCCTCAAGGAAACGGGCAACGATCTAATCGAGCTGGCCAAGGAACCCAAGCGCTTCGGGCTGATCGTCCTCGGTTGCGCCGGAACGACTCTCGGTTCGGCTCTGGCACTGTGGGCCAGCGTCGAGGCGTTCGGCGGCAACGTGTCGTTCGTCACGATCACCGTGGTCACCATGATCGGCGGCACGCTGGCCTCCGCGGCGCCGACCCCCGGCGGCGTCGGGGCGGTCGAGGCCGCGCTGATCGGCGGCCTGGCGGCGTTCGGGGTGCCCGCCGGCGTCGCGGTCCCGGCGGTGCTGCTCTATCGCATCCTGACCTGCTGGCTGCCGGTGTTTGCCGGTTGGCCCATCATGCGCTGGTTGACCAAGAAGGAAATGATCTGA
- a CDS encoding carboxymuconolactone decarboxylase family protein — protein sequence MDDDTYARGKRIRSAVLGRAYVENATANADDFSRPLQDLVTEYCWGAVWGREELPLATRSMLNLAMIAVLNRPQELRTHLRGALNNGVSREEIREVFLQVAVYAGVPAAVDSFRIAREVFDEIDAQ from the coding sequence ATGGACGACGACACCTACGCCCGCGGTAAGCGGATCCGCAGCGCCGTGCTGGGCCGCGCCTACGTGGAGAACGCAACGGCGAACGCCGACGACTTCTCCCGCCCGCTGCAGGACCTCGTCACCGAGTACTGCTGGGGCGCGGTCTGGGGGCGCGAAGAGTTGCCGCTGGCCACCCGCAGCATGCTGAACCTGGCGATGATCGCGGTCCTGAACCGTCCGCAGGAACTGCGCACCCACCTGCGCGGCGCGCTGAACAATGGCGTCAGCCGCGAGGAGATCCGTGAGGTCTTTCTCCAGGTCGCCGTCTACGCCGGGGTGCCCGCAGCCGTCGACAGCTTCCGCATCGCCCGCGAGGTGTTCGACGAGATCGACGCCCAGTGA
- a CDS encoding MFS transporter, which yields MRRSPDSARVGHPRVLIFALCASGVSVSLMQTLIIPVLPELPMLLNASAADTSWAITATLLTAAVATPVFGRLGDMYGTRRILIACALFLIAGSLLAAVTTSLLPLIIGRGLQGFGIPIIPLGISVMRSCVSPDRVGAAMGMMSASLGVGGALGLPMAAAIAQFWDWHVLFWFATGLGVAALLLFVFLVPRLPPRSADRFDPLGTVLLAGGLVTLLLPISKGAVWGWTSTLTLVLFGSSVVIFAIFTVCQLRMSSPIVDLRTTVRRPVLTTNLASIGVGMSLFGMSLIAPQILELPAETGYGLGQTMLQTGLWMAPGGVAMMLTSPVAARVAARRGYKFTLVLGCTIIAAAYLAGLQLLSSPPRLVVFSVLISIGVGFAFSSMPALINAAVPMSETAAANGINSLARALGTSISSAVVGAVLSGMTMTFAGHEVPTLAAFHTALIVAAAAAGLAALLALLIPTPPLPGSAEADDGTDAELVTGGAART from the coding sequence ATGCGCCGGTCCCCAGACTCTGCCCGTGTCGGGCACCCGAGAGTCTTGATCTTCGCGCTGTGCGCCTCCGGTGTGAGCGTCTCCCTGATGCAGACGCTGATCATCCCGGTGCTCCCGGAACTGCCGATGCTGCTCAACGCCAGCGCCGCCGACACGTCCTGGGCGATCACCGCCACCCTGCTCACCGCGGCCGTGGCGACACCGGTGTTCGGCCGACTCGGCGACATGTACGGGACCAGGCGGATCCTGATCGCCTGCGCGCTGTTCTTGATCGCCGGTTCCCTGCTGGCGGCGGTCACCACGTCGCTGTTGCCACTGATCATCGGGCGGGGGCTGCAAGGCTTCGGCATTCCGATCATCCCGTTGGGTATCAGCGTGATGAGGTCCTGCGTCTCGCCCGACAGAGTGGGCGCGGCCATGGGAATGATGAGCGCCTCGCTGGGTGTCGGCGGCGCGCTGGGTCTGCCGATGGCCGCCGCGATCGCGCAGTTCTGGGACTGGCACGTGTTGTTCTGGTTTGCCACCGGGCTCGGGGTGGCCGCGTTGCTGCTCTTCGTTTTCCTGGTGCCGCGGTTGCCGCCCCGCTCCGCGGACCGCTTCGACCCGTTGGGCACGGTCCTGCTCGCTGGGGGCTTGGTGACCCTGCTGCTGCCGATCTCCAAGGGCGCGGTCTGGGGCTGGACGTCGACGCTGACGCTCGTGCTGTTCGGGTCCTCGGTGGTGATCTTCGCGATCTTCACCGTGTGTCAGTTGCGGATGTCCTCGCCGATCGTGGATCTGCGCACCACCGTGCGGCGCCCAGTGCTCACCACCAACCTTGCCTCGATCGGCGTCGGCATGTCGCTGTTCGGCATGTCGTTGATTGCCCCGCAGATACTGGAGCTGCCCGCCGAGACCGGATACGGCCTGGGGCAGACGATGCTGCAGACCGGTCTGTGGATGGCGCCCGGCGGCGTGGCCATGATGCTCACCTCGCCGGTCGCGGCCCGGGTGGCCGCCCGCCGTGGGTACAAGTTCACCCTGGTGCTGGGCTGCACCATCATCGCCGCGGCCTACCTGGCGGGGCTGCAGCTGCTCAGCAGCCCGCCGCGGCTGGTGGTGTTCAGCGTGCTGATCAGCATCGGCGTCGGGTTCGCGTTCTCGTCGATGCCCGCGCTGATCAACGCCGCGGTACCCATGTCGGAGACGGCCGCCGCCAACGGCATCAACTCGCTGGCGCGGGCGCTGGGAACGTCCATCTCCAGCGCCGTGGTGGGGGCGGTTCTCTCGGGCATGACGATGACGTTCGCGGGACACGAGGTGCCGACGTTGGCGGCCTTCCACACCGCGCTCATCGTGGCGGCCGCCGCGGCCGGCCTGGCGGCGCTGCTGGCGCTGTTGATCCCGACGCCCCCGCTGCCGGGCAGCGCCGAGGCCGACGACGGGACGGACGCCGAGTTGGTGACCGGCGGCGCGGCCCGGACCTAG
- a CDS encoding NAD(P)-binding domain-containing protein, with protein MTANAEEMVSPPVGTDVDASALGAPEGAEAPAGGIAPRAGVIGLGMIGGGVAVSLESRGRIPVVYDIRAEAAEDLGLALAAPTPAEVAAVSDVVLIAVVDATQVREVLRGTDGVLAGARPGLVVALLSTLAVPEVLDLAEECRPYGVTVLDCGVTPGDQAATNGMVAMVGGDDDSVRRAMPVLSDFAKKVVHCGPLGAGMATKIARNVLTYGSWRAAHEAAELAQAAGVDPRMLVEVVEEADPQGATTLAWLRNRVNSPELAAEAGPQVLRLMDKDLAAARELAADRGVEVPLVEVARNKAADTLGVVEEQPSADRTERGLQTMDKVYGTGLAAHMPEERSPALAMTVDHLFGEIWSRPGLSLRDRRLVVLGATAMLGRADLIEVQVRGALINGELTEDELEEIVLQLHYYAGWGNGTAVQAGVDAALESWQGGFVAPNDGQ; from the coding sequence ATGACTGCCAATGCCGAGGAGATGGTGTCGCCGCCGGTGGGCACCGACGTCGACGCCTCCGCGCTCGGGGCGCCCGAGGGTGCCGAGGCGCCGGCCGGGGGGATCGCCCCGCGCGCCGGCGTCATCGGCCTCGGCATGATCGGCGGCGGGGTGGCGGTGAGCCTGGAGTCCCGCGGCCGGATCCCGGTGGTCTACGACATCCGTGCCGAGGCGGCCGAGGACCTCGGGCTCGCGCTGGCCGCACCGACGCCCGCCGAGGTCGCCGCGGTCAGCGACGTCGTGCTGATCGCGGTCGTCGACGCGACCCAGGTGCGCGAGGTGCTGCGCGGCACCGACGGAGTGCTCGCCGGCGCCCGGCCGGGCCTGGTGGTCGCGCTGCTGTCGACCCTGGCGGTCCCCGAGGTGCTCGACCTGGCCGAGGAGTGCCGGCCCTACGGCGTCACCGTGCTGGACTGCGGTGTCACCCCGGGTGACCAGGCCGCCACCAACGGCATGGTGGCCATGGTGGGCGGCGACGACGACAGCGTGCGCCGGGCGATGCCGGTGCTTTCCGACTTCGCGAAGAAGGTGGTGCACTGCGGCCCGCTGGGTGCGGGCATGGCCACCAAGATCGCGCGCAATGTCCTGACCTACGGCTCCTGGCGGGCCGCGCACGAGGCCGCCGAGTTGGCTCAGGCCGCCGGCGTGGACCCGCGGATGCTCGTCGAGGTGGTCGAGGAGGCCGACCCCCAGGGCGCGACGACGCTGGCCTGGTTGCGCAACCGCGTCAACTCACCGGAGCTCGCCGCCGAGGCCGGCCCGCAGGTGCTGCGGCTGATGGACAAGGACCTGGCGGCCGCCCGCGAGCTGGCGGCCGACCGCGGGGTCGAGGTGCCCTTGGTGGAGGTCGCCCGTAACAAGGCGGCCGACACGCTCGGCGTGGTCGAGGAGCAGCCGTCGGCGGACCGGACCGAACGCGGCCTGCAGACCATGGACAAGGTCTACGGCACCGGGCTCGCCGCGCACATGCCCGAGGAGCGCAGCCCCGCGCTGGCCATGACCGTCGACCATCTGTTCGGTGAGATTTGGTCGCGGCCGGGGCTGTCGCTGCGCGACCGGCGGCTGGTGGTGCTCGGCGCCACGGCGATGCTGGGCCGCGCGGACCTGATCGAGGTGCAGGTGCGGGGCGCGCTGATCAACGGCGAACTCACCGAGGATGAGCTGGAAGAGATCGTCCTGCAGCTGCACTACTACGCCGGCTGGGGCAACGGGACGGCCGTGCAGGCGGGCGTGGACGCGGCGCTGGAGAGCTGGCAGGGCGGGTTCGTCGCGCCCAACGACGGTCAGTGA
- a CDS encoding adenylate/guanylate cyclase domain-containing protein, translating into MTASPEPPASATELALRYAAGVALAHLLAVTEVVLVMTALRRETLDENQPPFTDASTGLIIALAVAALVAVTVGSLSNVLPSLRWYVAGDTPTPAQRRTALRIAHRGSLLLVAVWTASGAAVVLANLRDAFTVTVLVGPAVFFGATAAVCTALLLTVRTLHPLSAAADPYGERLDTADNAPGVIARLLMMWVLCCALPSVGVALLILIRSRGWIIGQTSSVEIPVLVLCGVAVVWGLRGMVLVSRSISDPVREVVEAMADVERGDIRRRVDVYERSEIGLLQSGFNRMVAGLRERDRLRDLFGRHVGDEVVRVLVDQNEALYRDVREVSVLFVDLTGFTQFAANREPAAVADVLDRFYRAVVAVVDQRRGFINKFQGDAALVVFGAPAPAEDPATDAAATARDLATRLHALPDLDFGIGVSAGRVFAGFVGAEFRFEYTVIGDPVNEAARLADRAKISPARVLCSAAVLESCAETERRRWQHVGDEVLRGRSAPTVMYQPAGH; encoded by the coding sequence GTGACCGCCAGCCCTGAGCCGCCCGCGAGCGCGACCGAACTCGCGCTGCGCTACGCCGCGGGCGTCGCGTTGGCGCACCTGCTCGCAGTCACCGAAGTGGTCCTGGTGATGACCGCGCTGCGGCGCGAAACCCTCGACGAGAACCAGCCGCCCTTCACCGACGCCAGCACCGGCCTGATCATCGCGCTGGCCGTGGCGGCGCTGGTCGCGGTGACCGTGGGCAGTCTGAGCAACGTCTTGCCGAGCCTGCGCTGGTACGTCGCGGGTGACACCCCCACGCCGGCGCAACGGCGAACGGCGCTGCGCATCGCGCATCGGGGGTCGCTGTTGTTGGTGGCGGTCTGGACGGCCAGTGGAGCGGCCGTCGTGCTGGCCAACCTGCGCGACGCGTTCACCGTGACGGTGCTGGTGGGTCCCGCGGTCTTCTTCGGCGCCACCGCCGCGGTGTGCACCGCGCTGCTGCTCACGGTGCGCACGTTGCACCCGCTCAGCGCCGCCGCCGATCCCTACGGGGAGCGCCTCGACACCGCGGACAACGCGCCCGGGGTGATCGCGCGACTGCTCATGATGTGGGTGCTGTGTTGCGCGTTGCCCAGCGTCGGGGTGGCACTGCTGATCCTGATCCGTTCGCGCGGGTGGATCATCGGCCAGACCTCGTCGGTCGAGATCCCGGTTCTGGTGCTGTGCGGGGTGGCGGTGGTGTGGGGGCTGCGCGGCATGGTGCTGGTCTCCCGCTCGATCTCCGACCCGGTCCGCGAGGTCGTCGAGGCCATGGCCGACGTCGAGCGGGGCGACATCCGCCGTCGCGTCGATGTCTACGAACGCTCCGAGATCGGGCTGCTGCAAAGCGGATTCAACCGGATGGTGGCGGGGCTTCGGGAGCGCGACCGGTTGCGTGATCTTTTCGGCCGCCATGTCGGCGACGAGGTAGTGCGGGTCCTGGTCGACCAGAACGAGGCGTTGTACCGCGACGTCCGCGAGGTGTCGGTGTTGTTCGTCGACCTGACCGGGTTCACCCAGTTCGCGGCCAACCGGGAGCCGGCGGCGGTGGCCGATGTGCTCGACCGGTTCTACCGCGCCGTGGTCGCCGTCGTCGACCAGCGACGCGGCTTCATCAACAAGTTCCAGGGCGACGCCGCCCTGGTGGTGTTCGGCGCACCGGCACCCGCCGAGGACCCGGCCACCGACGCCGCGGCGACGGCGCGCGACCTGGCCACCCGGCTGCATGCCCTGCCGGACTTGGACTTCGGCATCGGCGTCTCGGCCGGCCGGGTCTTCGCCGGCTTCGTCGGCGCCGAGTTCCGGTTCGAGTACACCGTCATCGGCGACCCGGTGAACGAGGCGGCGCGGCTGGCCGACCGGGCCAAGATCAGCCCGGCGCGGGTGCTGTGCTCGGCCGCGGTGCTCGAGTCCTGCGCCGAGACCGAGCGCCGCCGCTGGCAGCACGTCGGCGACGAAGTGCTACGCGGCCGCAGCGCCCCGACGGTGATGTACCAGCCCGCCGGTCACTGA
- a CDS encoding NAD(P)-dependent oxidoreductase translates to MSAPHAEVGFIGLGHMGFPMVGRLLAAGYPVTVFDTRAEVVAAAVGAGARAAAGPGDVAGRAATVLASLPTPRASEEVAESVGAGDRVARFVDLSTVGSPTAQRIHERLAARGIAALDCPVSGGVQGAEQGTLAMMASGPRADFEAVEPVLRVLGRPVFVGDAAGAAQTMKLVNNLLAATALAATAEAMVMGVRAGLDPAVMIDVLNASSGGTHASRDKFPRAVLPRTFDYGFATALMVKDVRLYLEEARALGVPVEIAEEIARRWEHTLAEEGADSDFTSVIKPLEAAAGVIVDGRDRQP, encoded by the coding sequence GTGAGCGCCCCGCACGCCGAGGTGGGCTTCATCGGCCTGGGCCACATGGGTTTCCCCATGGTGGGACGACTGCTGGCCGCCGGATATCCGGTCACGGTGTTCGACACCCGCGCCGAGGTGGTCGCCGCCGCGGTCGGCGCGGGGGCGCGCGCCGCAGCCGGTCCCGGAGACGTCGCCGGCCGGGCCGCCACGGTGTTGGCGAGCCTGCCCACCCCGCGCGCCTCCGAGGAAGTGGCCGAGTCGGTCGGCGCCGGCGATCGCGTCGCCCGGTTCGTCGATCTGTCGACCGTGGGCAGCCCGACCGCCCAGCGCATCCACGAGCGGTTGGCGGCGCGCGGCATCGCGGCACTGGACTGCCCGGTCAGCGGCGGCGTGCAGGGCGCGGAGCAGGGCACACTGGCCATGATGGCGTCGGGACCGCGGGCCGACTTCGAGGCCGTCGAGCCCGTTCTTCGCGTGCTCGGCCGGCCGGTGTTCGTCGGGGACGCCGCGGGTGCCGCGCAAACCATGAAGCTGGTCAACAACCTGCTGGCGGCGACGGCCCTGGCCGCCACCGCCGAGGCGATGGTGATGGGGGTGCGCGCCGGACTGGACCCGGCCGTCATGATCGACGTCCTCAACGCGAGTTCCGGTGGCACCCACGCCAGCCGGGACAAGTTCCCGCGGGCGGTGTTGCCCCGCACGTTCGACTACGGCTTCGCCACCGCGCTGATGGTCAAGGACGTTCGGCTCTACCTCGAGGAGGCCCGCGCGCTCGGGGTGCCGGTCGAGATCGCCGAGGAGATTGCCCGGCGCTGGGAACACACCCTGGCCGAGGAGGGCGCCGACTCGGACTTCACCTCGGTGATCAAGCCGCTCGAGGCCGCCGCGGGCGTGATCGTTGACGGCCGTGACCGCCAGCCCTGA
- the rdgB gene encoding RdgB/HAM1 family non-canonical purine NTP pyrophosphatase, with product MARILVASRNAKKLAELQRVLDGAGVSGLQLLSLADVPPYDEAPETGATFEENALAKARDGFEATGIPCVADDSGVTVAALNGMPGVLSARWAGAHGDDEANYRLLLAQLADVPDERRGAAFVSACALVDGSNETVVRGEWPGTIARAPRGLGGFGYDPIFIPEGSSRSAAELSPAEKDAASHRGRALTLLVPALRALV from the coding sequence ATGGCCCGGATCCTGGTAGCCAGCCGCAACGCGAAGAAGCTGGCGGAACTGCAGCGGGTGCTCGACGGCGCCGGCGTGTCCGGCCTGCAGTTGCTCTCGTTGGCCGATGTGCCGCCGTATGACGAGGCGCCCGAAACTGGGGCCACCTTCGAGGAGAACGCGCTGGCCAAGGCACGTGACGGCTTCGAGGCCACCGGAATCCCTTGTGTCGCAGACGATTCGGGTGTCACCGTGGCGGCCCTCAACGGCATGCCGGGGGTACTCTCGGCGCGGTGGGCCGGCGCCCACGGGGACGACGAGGCCAATTACCGTCTGCTGCTCGCGCAGTTGGCCGATGTGCCCGACGAGCGTCGGGGCGCGGCGTTCGTCTCGGCGTGCGCGCTGGTCGACGGCAGCAACGAGACCGTGGTGCGCGGCGAGTGGCCGGGCACCATTGCGCGCGCCCCGCGCGGGCTCGGCGGTTTCGGCTACGACCCGATCTTCATTCCGGAGGGATCGTCGCGCTCGGCCGCCGAATTGAGTCCCGCCGAGAAGGACGCGGCCTCCCACCGCGGGCGCGCGTTGACCCTGCTGGTGCCGGCGCTGCGCGCGCTGGTCTGA